From the Pongo pygmaeus isolate AG05252 chromosome X, NHGRI_mPonPyg2-v2.0_pri, whole genome shotgun sequence genome, one window contains:
- the HCFC1 gene encoding host cell factor 1 isoform X8: MASAVSPANSPAVLLQPRWKRVVGWSGPVPRPRHGHRAVAIKELIVVFGGGNEGIVDELHVYNTATNQWFIPAVRGDIPPGCAAYGFVCDGTRLLVFGGMVEYGKYSNDLYELQASRWEWKRLKAKTPKNGPPPCPRLGHSFSLVGNKCYLFGGLANDSEDPKNNIPRYLNDLYILELRPGSGVVAWDIPITYGVLPPPRESHTAVVYTEKDNKKSKLVIYGGMSGCRLGDLWTLDIDTLTWNKPSLSGVAPLPRSLHSATTIGNKMYVFGGWVPLVMDDVKVATHEKEWKCTNTLACLNLDTMAWETILMDTLEDNIPRARAGHCAVAINTRLYIWSGRDGYRKAWNNQVCCKDLWYLETEKPPPPARVQLVRANTNSLEVSWGAVATADSYLLQLQKYDIPATAATATSPTPNPVPSVPANPPKSPAPAAAAPAVQPLTQVGITLLPQAAPAPPTTTTIQVLPTVPGSSISVPTAARTQGVPAVLKVTGPQATTGTPLVTMRPASQAGKAPVTVTSLPAGVRMVVPTQSAQGTVIGSSPQMSGMAALAAAAAATQKIPPSSAPTVLSVPAGTTIVKTMAVTPGTTTLPATVKVASSPVMVSNPATRMLKTAAAQVGTSVSSATNTSTRPIITVHKSGTVTVAQQAQVVTTVVGGVTKTITLVKSPISVPGGSALISNLGKVMSVVQTKPVQTSAVTGQASTGPVTQIIQTKGPLPAGTILKLVTSADGKPTTIITTTQASGAGTKPTILGISSVSPSTTKPGTTTIIKTIPMSAIITQAGATGVTSSPGIKSPITIITTKVMTSGTGAPAKIITAVPKIATGHGQQGVTQVVLKGAPGQPGTILRTVPMGGVRLVTPVTVSAVKPAVTTLVVKGTTGVTTLGTVTGTVSTSLAGAGGHSTSASLATPITTLGTIATLSSQVINPTAITVSAAQTTLTAAGGLTTPTITMQPVSQPTQVTLITAPSGVEAQPVHDLPVSILASPTTEQPTATVTIADSGQGDVQPGTVTLVCSNPPCETHETGTTNTATTTVVANLGGHSQPTQVQFVCDRQEAAASLVTSTVGQQNGSVVRVCSNPPCETHETGTTNTATTATSNMAGQHGCSNPPCETHETGTTNTATTAMSSVGANHQRDARRACAAGTPAVIRISVATGALEAAQGSKPQCQTRQTSATSTTMTVMATGAPCSAGPLLGPSMAREPGGRGPTFVQLAPLSSKVRLSSPGSKDLPAGRHSHAVNTAAMTRSSMGAGEPRLAPVCESLQSGSPSATVTVTALEALLCPSATVTQVCSNPPCETHETGTTNTATTSNAGSAQRVCSNPPCETHETGTTHTATTATSNGGTGQPEGGQQPPAGRPCETHQTTSTGTTMSVSVGALLPDATSSHRTVESGLEVAAAPSVTLQAGTALLAPFPTQRVCSNPPCETHETGTTHTATTVTSNMSSNQDPPPAASDQGEVESTQGDSVNITSSSAITTVSSTLTRAVTTVTQSTPVPGPSVPPPEELQVSPGPRQQLPPRQLLQSASTALMGESTEVLSASQTPELPAAVDLSSTGEPSSGQESASSAVVATVVVQPPPPTQSEVDQLSLPQELMAEAQAGTTTLMVTGLTPEELAVTAAAEAAAQAAATEEAQALAIQAVLQAAQQAVMAGTGEPMDTSEAAATVTQAELGHLSAEGQEGQATTIPIVLTQQELAALVQQQQLQEAQAQQQHHHLPTEALAPADSLNDPAIESNCLNELAGTVPSTVALLPSTATESLAPSNTFVAPQPVVVASPAKLQAAATLTEVANGIESLGVKPDLPPPPSKAPMKKENQWFDVGVIKGTNVMVTHYFLPPDDAVPSDDDSGTVPDYNQLKKQELQPGTAYKFRVAGINACGRGPFSEISAFKTCLPGFPGAPCAIKISKSPDGAHLTWEPPSVTSGKIIEYSVYLAIQSTQAGGELKSSTPAQLAFMRVYCGPSPSCLVQSSSLSNAHIDYTTKPAIIFRIAARNEKGYGPATQVRWLQETSKDSSGTKPANKRPMSSPEMKSAPKKSKADGQ, encoded by the exons ATGGCTTCGGCCGTGTCGCCCGCCAACTCGCCAGCGGTGCTCCTGCAGCCCCGCTGGAAGCGAGTGGTGGGCTGGTCGGGTCCGGTGCCACGGCCCCGCCACGGCCACCGCGCCGTGGCCATCAAGGAGCTCATCGTAGTGTTTGGCGGCGGCAACGAGGGAATAGTGGACGAACTGCACGTGTACAACACGG CAACCAACCAGTGGTTCATCCCAGCCGTGAGGGGGGACATTCCCCCTGGGTGTGCAGCCTATGGCTTCGTGTGTGACGGGACTCGCCTCCTGGTGTTTGGCGGGATGGTGGAGTATGGGAAATACAGCAATGACCTCTATGAGCTCCAG GCGAGCCGGTGGGAGTGGAAGAGACTCAAAGCAAAGACGCCCAAAAACGGGCCCCCTCCGTGTCCTCGACTCGGGCACAGCTTCTCCCTTGTGGGCAACAAATGCTACCTGTTTGGGGGTCTGGCCAATGATAGCGAGGACCCAAAGAACAACATTCCGAG GTACCTGAATGACTTATATATCCTGGAATTACGGCCAGGCTCCGGAGTGGTAGCCTGGGACATTCCTATCACTTACGGGGTCCTACCACCACCCCGGGAGTCACATACTGCCGTGGTCTACACCGAAAAAGACAACAAGAAGTCCAAGCTGGTGATCTACGGTGGGATGAGTGGCTGCAGGCTGGGGGACCTGTGGACCCTAGATATTG ACACCCTGACGTGGAATAAGCCCAGTCTCAGCGGGGTGGCGCCTCTTCCTCGCAGTCTCCACTCGGCAACCACCATCGGAAATAA AATGTACGTGTTTGGTGGCTGGGTGCCTCTCGTCATGGATGACGTCAAAGTGGCCACACACGAGAAGGAGTGGAAGTGTACCAACACGCTGGCTTGTCTCAACCTGG ATACCATGGCCTGGGAGACCATCCTGATGGATACACTGGAGGACAACATCCCCCGCGCTCGGGCTGGCCACTGCGCAGTCGCCATCAACACCCGCCTGTACATTTGGAGTGGGCGTGACGGCTACCGCAAGGCCTGGAACAACCAGGTCTGCTGCAAGGACCTCTGGTACCTAGAGACAG AaaagccaccacccccagcccgaGTACAACTGGTACGCGCCAACACCAACTCCCTGGAGGTGAGCTGGGGGGCAGTGGCAACAGCCGACAGCTACCTTCTCCAGCTCCAGAAATATGACATTCCTGCCACGGCTGCTACTGCCACCTCCCCTACACCCAATCCGGTCCCATCTGTGCCTGCCAACCCTCCCAAGAGCCCTGCCCCAGCAGCAGCCGCACCTGCTGTGCAGCCGCTGACCCAAGTAGGCATCACGCTCCTGCCCCAGGCTGCCCCCGCACCCccgaccaccaccaccatccaggTCTTGCCGACGGTGCCTGGCAGCTCCATTTCTGTGCCCACCGCAGCCAGGACTCAAG GTGTCCCTGCTGTTCTCAAAGTGACCGGTCCTCAGGCTACAACAGGAACTCCATTGGTCACCATGCGACCTGCCAGCCAGGCTGGGAAAGCCCCTGTCACCGTGACCTCCCTGCCCGCCGGAGTGCGGATGGTTGTGCCAACGCAGAGTGCCCAGGGAACG GTGATTGGCAGTAGCCCACAGATGAGTGGGATGGCCGCGCTGGCCGCTGCGGCCGCTGCCACCCAGAAGATCCCCCCTTCCTCGGCACCCACGGTGCTGAGTGTCCCAGCGGGTACCACCATCGTGAAGACCATGGCTGTGACACCTGGCACTACCACCCTCCCAGCCACTGTGAAGGTGGCCTCCTCGCCAGTCATG GTGAGCAACCCTGCCACTCGCATGCTGAAGACTGCAGCCGCCCAGGTGGGGACATCGGTTTCCTCCGCCACCAACACGTCTACCCGCCCTATCATCACAGTGCACAAGTCAGGCACTGTGACAGTGGCCCAGCAAGCCCAGGTGGTGACCACAGTCGTGGGCGGGGTCACCAAGACCATCACCCTGGTGAAGAGCCCTATCTCTGTCCCAGGAGGCAGCGCTCTG ATTTCCAATCTGGGCAAAGTGATGTCGGTGGTCCAGACCAAACCAGTTCAGACTTCAGCGGTCACAGGCCAGGCGTCCACGGGTCCTGTGACTCAGATCATCCAG ACCAAAGGGCCCCTGCCAGCGGGAACAATCCTGAAGCTGGTGACCTCAGCAGATGGCAAgcccaccaccatcatcactaccacgcAGGCCAGTGGGGCGGGGACCAAGCCCACCATCCTGGGCATCAGCAGCGTCTCCCCCAGTACCACCAAGCCCGGCACGACCACCATCATCAAAACCATCCCCATGTCGGCCATCATCACCCAGGCGGGTGCCACGG GTGTGACCAGCAGTCCTGGCATCAAGTcccccatcaccatcatcaccaccaagGTGATGACTTCAGGAACTGGAGCACCTGCCAAAATCATCACTGCTGTCCCCAAAATTGCCACTGGCCACGGGCAGCAGGGAGTGACCCAG GTGGTGCTTAAGGGGGCCCCGGGACAGCCAGGCACCATCCTCCGCACTGTGCCCATGGGGGGTGTTCGCCTGGTCACACCTGTCACCGTCTCCGCCGTCAAGCCAGCCGTCACCACGTTGGTTGTGAAAGGCACCACAG GTGTCACAACCCTAGGCACAGTGACAGGCACCGTCTCCACCAGCCTTGCCGGGGCAGGGGGCCACAGCACCAGTGCTTCCCTGGCCACGCCCATCACCACCTTGGGCACCATCGCCACCCTCTCAAGCCAGGTGATCAACCCCACTGCCATCACTGTGTCGGCCGCACAGACCACGCTGACAGCGGCAGGCGGGCTCACGACCCCGACCATCACCATGCAG CCCGTGTCCCAGCCCACCCAGGTAACTCTGATCACGGCACCTAGTGGGGTGGAGGCCCAGCCTGTGCATGACCTCCCTGTGTCCATCCTGGCCTCCCCAACTACAGAGCAGCCTACCGCCACAGTTACCATCGCCGACTCAGGCCAGGGTGATGTGCAGCCTGGCACTGTCACCTTGGTGTGCTCCAACCCCCCCTGTGAGACCCACGAGACTGGCACCACCAACACGGCCACCACCACTGTTGTGGCTAACCTTGGGGGACACTCCCAGCCCACCCAAGTGCAGTTCGTCTGTGACAGACAGGAGGCAGCTGCTTCTCTTGTGACCTCGACTGTGGGGCAGCAGAATGGTAGCGTGGTCCGAGTCTGTTCGAACCCACCCTGCGAGACTCACGAGACGGGCACCACCAACACCGCCACCACCGCCACCTCCAACATGGCCGGGCAGCATGGCTGCTCAAACCCACCCTGCGAGACCCACGAGACGGGCACCACCAACACTGCCACTACAGCCATGTCGAGCGTCGGCGCCAACCACCAGCGAGATGCCCGTCGGGCCTGTGCAGCTGGCACCCCTGCTGTGATCCGGATCAGTGTGGCCACTGGGGCGCTGGAGGCAGCCCAGGGCTCTAAGCCCCAGTGCCAAACCCGCCAGACCAGCGCGACCAGCACCACCATGACTGTGATGGCCACTGGGGCCCCGTGCTCGGCTGGCCCACTCCTTGGGCCAAGCATGGCACGGGAGCCCGGGGGCCGCGGCCCTACTTTTGTGCAGTTGGCCCCTCTGAGCAGCAAAGTCAGGCTGAGCAGCCCAGGCAGCAAGGACCTGCCCGCGGGGCGCCACAGCCATGCGGTCAACACCGCTGCCATGACCCGTTCCAGCATGGGTGCTGGGGAGCCCCGCTTGGCACCTGTGTGCGAGAGCCTCCAGAGTGGCTCGCCCAGCGCCACAGTGACTGTGACAGCCCTGGAGGCACTGCTGTGTCCCTCGGCCACCGTGACCCAAGTCTGCTCCAACCCACCATGTGAGACCCACGAGACAGGCACCACCAACACCGCCACTACCTCGAATGCAGGCAGCGCCCAGAGGGTGTGCTCCAACCCGCCATGCGAGACCCACGAGACGGGCACCACCCACACGGCCACCACCGCCACTTCAAACGGGGGCACGGGCCAGCCCGAGGGTGGGCAGCAGCCGCCTGCTGGTCGCCCCTGTGAGACACACCAGACCACTTCTACTGGCACCACCATGTCGGTCAGCGTGGGTGCCCTGCTTCCCGACGCCACTTCTTCCCACAGGACCGTGGAGTCTGGCCTAGAGGTGGCGGCGGCACCCAGCGTCACCCTCCAGGCTGGCACTGCGCTGCTGGCTCCTTTCCCAACACAGAGGGTGTGCTCCAACCCGCCCTGTGAGACCCACGAGACGGGCACCACTCACACGGCCACCACTGTCACTTCCAACATGAGTTCAAACCAAG ACCCCCCACCTGCTGCCAGTGATCAGGGAGAGGTGGAGAGCACCCAGGGCGACAGCGTGAACATCACCAGCTCCAGTGCCATCACAACTGTGTCCTCCACACTGACGCGGGCTGTGACCACCGTGACGCAGTCCACACCGGTCCCGGGCCCCTCCGTGCCG CCCCCAGAGGAACTCCAGGTGTCGCCAGGGCCTCGCCAGCAGCTGCCGCCACGGCAGCTTCTGCAGTCGGCTTCCACAGCCCTGATGGGGGAGTCCACCGAGGTCCTGTCAGCCTCCCAGACCCCTGAGCTCCCGGCCGCCGTGGATCTGAGCAGCACAGGGGAGCCATCTTCGGGCCAGGAGTCTGCCAGCTCTGCGGTGGTGGCCACTGTGGTGGTCCAGCCACCCCCACCCACGCAGTCCGAAGTAGACCAGTTATCACTTCCCCAAGAGCTAATGGCTGAGGCCCAAGCCGGCACCACCACCCTCATGGTAACGGGGCTCACCCCCGAGGAGCTGGCAGTGACTGCTGCTGCAGAAgcagctgcccaggctgcagctaCGGAGGAAGCCCAGGCCCTGGCCATCCAGGCAGTGCTCCAGGCCGCGCAGCAGGCCGTCATGG CAGGCACCGGTGAGCCCATGGACACCTCCGAGGCAGCAGCAACCGTGACTCAGGCGGAGCTGGGGCACCTGTCGGCTGAGGGTCAGGAGGGCCAGGCCACCACCATCCCCATTGTGCTGACACAGCAGGAGCTGGCTGCCCtggtgcagcagcagcagctgcaggaggcccaggcccagcagcagcatcaccaccTCCCCACTGAGGCCCTGGCCCCTGCCGACAGTCTCAACGACCCGGCCATTGAGAGCAATTGCCTCAATGAGCTGGCCGGCACGGTCCCCAGCACTGTGGCGCTGCTGCCCTCAACGGCCACTGAGA GCCTGGCTCCATCCAACACATTTGTGGCCCCCCAGCCGGTTGTGGTAGCCAGCCCAGCCAAGCTGCAGGCTGCAGCTACCCTGACTGAAGTGGCCAATGGCATCGAGTCCCTGGGTGTG AAGCCAGACCTGCCGCCCCCACCCAGCAAAGCCCCCATGAAGAAGGAAAACCAGTGGTTTGATGTAGGGGTCATTAAGGGCACCAATGTAATGGTGACACACTATTTCCTGCCACCAGATGATGCTGTCCCATCAGAC